The following are encoded in a window of Geobacter metallireducens GS-15 genomic DNA:
- a CDS encoding FKBP-type peptidyl-prolyl cis-trans isomerase N-terminal domain-containing protein, translating into MILLFCAVSAALGQEIKGENAKLNYSVGYQVGSDFKAHGVELDPDALMQGVQDAVKQKEPSVSKEEMNKSLTGLKRKIDAAGQTSARQKTAEYRRASEAFLKENAQKEGVKILPSGVQYRVISEGSGKMPTLKDEVKVHYRISRIDGKELGNTYDAGIPRTVSVAKAMPALQEVLPLMAEGSKWQVVIPTGTASGNKEPLDDQGVLIYDLELVSVIPAK; encoded by the coding sequence TTGATCCTGTTGTTCTGTGCGGTATCCGCCGCCCTCGGTCAGGAGATCAAGGGAGAGAATGCAAAGCTCAACTACAGCGTGGGCTACCAGGTGGGCAGTGATTTCAAGGCCCATGGCGTGGAACTGGACCCCGACGCACTGATGCAGGGGGTACAGGATGCCGTCAAGCAGAAAGAGCCGTCTGTGTCCAAAGAAGAGATGAACAAGTCCCTGACGGGACTCAAACGGAAGATTGATGCCGCCGGGCAGACGAGCGCCCGGCAGAAAACCGCCGAGTACCGCCGCGCCAGCGAGGCATTTCTGAAGGAGAACGCCCAAAAGGAAGGGGTCAAGATCCTGCCGAGCGGCGTCCAGTACCGGGTAATCAGCGAAGGGAGCGGCAAAATGCCAACCCTCAAGGATGAGGTAAAGGTCCACTATCGCATCTCGCGGATAGACGGCAAGGAGTTGGGCAACACCTATGACGCCGGCATTCCGAGAACCGTCTCCGTGGCAAAAGCGATGCCGGCCCTCCAGGAGGTGCTGCCGCTGATGGCCGAGGGGTCCAAGTGGCAGGTCGTCATCCCCACTGGCACCGCTTCGGGAAACAAGGAACCCCTGGATGACCAGGGAGTTTTGATCTACGACCTGGAACTGGTTTCCGTTATTCCGGCTAAATAG
- a CDS encoding FKBP-type peptidyl-prolyl cis-trans isomerase N-terminal domain-containing protein — translation MRLVIPCITSFLITAVLTPFVIRIATACRCVDVPGERRLHRRPTPRWGGAAFFAGVLPFLFVESHGGALASFIAASFILVGMGMVDDLSSLDWKMKFAVMAAAATIVIFGGNVTINHIGVFGSLGRLDLGMLSIPFTYIGIIGITNAINLLDGLDGLAGGVSLLGFLFMGIAALLTGNVPVAVICFAYVGALGAFLLFNFPNARIFMGDTGSLFLGFSLAFVAVLLTQGVQDSVDSMFPVLVLLIPIFDTLRVLLVRLLKKKNPFRADNLHLHYLMVRRNIPPAHVTLLFWGGTALFGSIALLLTNRPSVSYLSVVLYAASFLGLTAASLTPGVEAGREAKPVETSSYNTARQPYRPKEGTITVRLMFVLGVVFLATQVFAEEPAVLKTQRDKVNYAIGVNMVRNFTQQSVEIDLDMLMQGMRDARSGGKLLMTEEEIRRTTLAVQEEVRKRQKMAPIIAAKEGQAFLAENKTKEGVVTLPSGLQYKILKAGNGRTPTDVDHVLCDYRGTLLNGAEFDRSYPGRPVTFSVAEGGGIPGLSEALKMMPVNSKWQLFIPSQLAYGERGRTSLIGSPVGPNETIIVEVELLAIK, via the coding sequence ATGAGACTCGTCATCCCCTGCATCACGTCATTTCTTATTACGGCCGTTCTCACCCCCTTCGTCATCCGCATCGCGACCGCCTGCAGGTGCGTGGATGTGCCAGGCGAGCGACGCCTGCACCGGAGGCCGACTCCCCGGTGGGGAGGGGCGGCGTTTTTCGCCGGGGTGCTCCCCTTTCTGTTTGTCGAGAGCCATGGCGGAGCATTGGCGTCGTTCATTGCCGCGTCGTTCATTCTGGTCGGCATGGGGATGGTGGATGACCTTTCCTCCCTTGACTGGAAAATGAAATTTGCCGTCATGGCGGCCGCGGCCACAATCGTCATATTCGGCGGCAACGTCACCATCAACCACATCGGGGTCTTTGGCTCACTGGGGCGGTTGGACCTGGGGATGTTAAGCATCCCCTTCACCTACATCGGCATCATTGGCATTACCAACGCCATCAACCTCCTCGACGGCCTCGACGGCCTGGCAGGCGGCGTATCGCTTCTGGGATTCCTGTTCATGGGGATTGCGGCCCTCCTTACGGGCAACGTACCGGTAGCGGTCATCTGCTTCGCCTATGTGGGGGCGCTGGGAGCCTTTCTCCTCTTCAACTTCCCCAACGCCAGAATCTTCATGGGGGACACGGGAAGCCTCTTTCTCGGGTTCTCTCTTGCCTTCGTGGCCGTGCTCCTCACGCAGGGCGTACAAGACTCGGTGGACTCCATGTTCCCGGTGCTCGTGCTCCTCATCCCCATCTTCGACACGCTCCGGGTCCTGCTGGTACGACTGCTGAAAAAGAAAAACCCGTTCCGGGCAGACAACCTTCATCTCCACTACCTGATGGTGCGCAGGAATATTCCCCCGGCACACGTGACGCTCCTCTTCTGGGGGGGCACGGCCCTCTTCGGCTCCATTGCGCTGCTCCTCACAAACCGGCCATCGGTCTCGTATCTTTCCGTCGTGCTGTATGCCGCGTCATTCCTGGGCCTGACCGCCGCAAGCCTGACACCGGGAGTGGAGGCCGGCAGGGAAGCGAAACCGGTTGAAACCAGTTCCTACAATACGGCCAGACAGCCGTACAGGCCCAAGGAAGGGACGATTACCGTCAGGCTGATGTTTGTCCTTGGCGTCGTTTTCCTGGCAACCCAGGTCTTTGCCGAGGAACCGGCCGTTCTCAAGACCCAGCGGGACAAGGTCAATTACGCCATTGGCGTCAACATGGTGAGGAACTTTACGCAGCAGTCGGTCGAAATCGACCTGGATATGCTGATGCAGGGCATGAGGGACGCCCGTTCAGGCGGCAAGCTTCTCATGACTGAGGAAGAGATCCGCAGAACCACCCTTGCCGTTCAGGAAGAGGTGCGGAAGAGACAGAAGATGGCCCCCATAATAGCGGCCAAGGAGGGGCAGGCATTCCTGGCTGAAAACAAAACGAAAGAGGGAGTGGTAACCCTGCCGAGCGGCCTCCAGTACAAGATACTGAAGGCAGGTAACGGCAGGACCCCCACGGATGTTGACCATGTTCTCTGCGACTACCGCGGGACCCTTCTGAACGGAGCTGAATTCGACCGCTCCTATCCCGGCCGTCCGGTGACGTTCAGTGTCGCCGAAGGAGGAGGAATCCCCGGCCTGAGCGAAGCTTTGAAAATGATGCCGGTGAACTCAAAGTGGCAACTTTTCATTCCCTCCCAACTGGCCTACGGAGAGCGGGGGCGGACAAGTCTCATCGGATCGCCGGTCGGGCCCAATGAGACGATCATCGTGGAGGTTGAGCTCCTCGCGATCAAGTGA
- a CDS encoding FG-GAP-like repeat-containing protein, with protein MNRQQLSIIMSLVLALAALPLAAYAGPGTRATPPAPDYPASATPSGGTFYANSPAGPWKYTNIMGTYSSASSNSGTPLRKFVDSLPGLGSGARPAGTALGANNLGQYIPIAAPDTATYPGSDYYQIGLKDYRVQMHSDLPPTADALGTGTKLRGYYQKNGTDHSSNYLGPLIIAQKDRPVRIKFFNELGANGAGDLFIPVDTTYMGAGMGPNGMDNYTQNRADLHLHGGHSPWISDGTPHQWITPAGETSTPYTSGASLRNVPDMDGGIEPAGASTYFWTNNQSGRMLFYHDHSYGITRLNVYAGEAAGYLIVDPAEETSLAAAGVPGTIRNPANLGDTANNDLAHIIPLIIQDKTFVPQDIAVQDTKWNDPKWGKYGDLWFPHVYETNQWPTNPDLSGANNFGRWDYGPWFWPIFPAAVPGLPTMNVSGVPEGFMDTPVVNGTAYPYMDVQPQAYRLRILNAANDRMFNLSFFTADPTLTPFDPVTGQPNPGYQKEVKMVPAVPRPVCSATVTTNCTCAGAPGTPVGCFPPTWPTDSRAGGVPDPATAGPPIIQIGSEGGLLPAPTVINPQPVNYEYNRRNVVVLNVSDKALFLGPAERADVIVDFSAYAGKTVILYNDGPAPVPAFDPRNDYYTGCPDNTSSGGAPPTMAGYGPNTRTIMQFRVAAATPVPFNPAPLTTALPTIYAASQPAPVIPQTGYPGPYKATADTYSRISDNSLTFTPVGATAPVTMPMKSKAIQELFTADYGRMNATLGVELPFTNALIQTTIPLGYIDPTTEQLNNGQPQLWKITHNGVDTHAIHFHLFDVQIINRVGWDGMIRPPDANELGWKDTVRMHPLEDIVVAMRPTTPPVPFPLPNSVRPLDVTMPLGTTTQFTGVDPTTNTPITVTNELTNFEHEYVWHCHLLGHEENDMMRPVVFATKPPQGDFNGLGKTDIAVWRPGTTGQWWIKTSTNTPVVINQGITGDKLVPGDYDGDRKTDVAVWRPSDGNWYITNSANGTTSTIGYGTNGDIPVPGDYDGIGKTETAVWRPSNGTWYIPNSANGTQSVITYGTNGDIPVAGDYDGDGKTDVAVWRPSNGRWYIKNSGSTTQTVVSYGSNGDTPVPGDYDGDNKTDMAVWRNGTWYIKNSATNTQTVVNFGTAGDIPVPGDYENLGRTEIAVWRPSNGNWYIMNPVTHLQTTVNWGAPTDLPIKVFQPVK; from the coding sequence ATGAACAGGCAACAGCTTTCAATCATTATGAGCCTGGTGCTTGCACTGGCGGCACTTCCCCTGGCTGCCTACGCTGGTCCGGGGACAAGGGCGACGCCGCCGGCACCTGACTACCCTGCGTCCGCAACGCCCAGCGGAGGCACGTTCTACGCCAACAGCCCGGCAGGCCCCTGGAAATACACTAACATCATGGGCACCTACAGTAGCGCTTCCAGCAATTCCGGAACCCCTCTCAGGAAGTTTGTCGACTCGCTGCCGGGGCTCGGGTCCGGCGCACGGCCTGCCGGTACAGCCCTGGGCGCCAACAACCTCGGGCAGTACATCCCAATCGCAGCTCCCGACACGGCCACGTACCCCGGCTCGGATTACTACCAGATCGGTCTGAAAGACTACCGGGTACAGATGCACTCGGACCTCCCCCCCACCGCGGATGCGTTGGGAACCGGCACTAAGCTGAGGGGGTATTACCAGAAAAACGGTACGGACCACTCGTCCAACTACCTGGGACCTCTGATCATTGCCCAGAAGGACCGGCCGGTGCGCATCAAGTTCTTTAACGAACTGGGCGCTAACGGCGCGGGCGACCTCTTCATACCGGTGGACACCACGTACATGGGTGCGGGGATGGGCCCCAACGGGATGGATAACTACACACAGAACCGGGCCGATCTTCATCTCCATGGCGGACACTCTCCGTGGATCAGTGACGGGACCCCACACCAGTGGATCACCCCGGCCGGGGAGACGAGCACCCCCTATACCTCTGGTGCAAGTTTGAGAAACGTTCCCGACATGGATGGCGGGATCGAGCCGGCCGGCGCCTCCACCTATTTCTGGACCAACAACCAGAGCGGCAGGATGTTGTTCTACCACGACCATTCCTACGGGATAACGCGCCTCAACGTCTATGCCGGCGAGGCGGCAGGCTACCTCATAGTCGATCCCGCGGAAGAGACCTCGCTGGCCGCCGCCGGCGTCCCCGGCACCATCCGTAATCCAGCCAATCTGGGGGATACGGCAAATAACGACCTGGCACACATTATCCCCCTGATCATCCAGGACAAGACTTTCGTTCCCCAGGACATTGCCGTTCAGGATACGAAATGGAACGATCCCAAATGGGGCAAGTACGGCGACCTGTGGTTCCCGCACGTCTACGAAACGAACCAGTGGCCCACCAACCCGGACCTGAGTGGTGCGAACAACTTCGGCCGGTGGGACTACGGCCCCTGGTTCTGGCCGATCTTCCCCGCTGCCGTTCCGGGACTGCCCACAATGAACGTGTCCGGCGTGCCTGAAGGGTTCATGGATACGCCCGTTGTCAACGGTACGGCCTACCCGTATATGGACGTACAGCCCCAGGCCTACCGGTTGCGGATCCTGAACGCGGCCAACGACCGGATGTTCAACCTCTCCTTCTTTACGGCCGACCCGACCCTTACCCCCTTTGACCCGGTGACCGGCCAGCCGAACCCCGGTTATCAAAAGGAAGTCAAAATGGTTCCGGCAGTTCCGCGGCCGGTCTGCAGTGCGACCGTCACCACGAACTGCACCTGCGCCGGCGCCCCCGGAACACCGGTTGGCTGTTTCCCGCCGACCTGGCCCACGGATTCGAGGGCGGGCGGCGTGCCCGACCCGGCCACAGCCGGCCCGCCAATCATCCAGATAGGTTCTGAAGGCGGCCTGCTGCCGGCGCCTACCGTGATCAATCCCCAACCGGTCAACTATGAATACAATCGCAGAAACGTGGTGGTCCTGAATGTGTCGGACAAGGCGCTCTTCCTGGGGCCGGCGGAACGGGCCGATGTGATCGTCGACTTTTCCGCCTATGCCGGCAAGACCGTCATCCTTTACAACGACGGCCCCGCGCCGGTGCCGGCGTTCGACCCGCGCAACGACTACTACACGGGCTGCCCGGATAATACCTCGTCGGGTGGCGCACCTCCGACAATGGCCGGTTACGGTCCCAACACCCGGACCATCATGCAGTTCCGGGTAGCGGCTGCTACTCCGGTACCCTTCAATCCGGCTCCGTTAACCACGGCTCTGCCGACGATCTATGCAGCGTCGCAGCCCGCGCCGGTGATTCCGCAAACCGGCTATCCCGGCCCCTATAAAGCAACAGCCGATACCTATTCCAGAATATCAGACAACTCCCTGACCTTTACGCCGGTCGGCGCCACCGCGCCGGTAACGATGCCCATGAAGTCGAAGGCCATTCAGGAGCTTTTCACCGCGGACTATGGCCGCATGAACGCCACTCTGGGGGTCGAACTGCCGTTTACCAACGCCCTTATCCAGACGACGATTCCCCTGGGTTACATAGACCCGACAACCGAACAGCTCAACAACGGCCAGCCCCAGCTCTGGAAGATCACCCATAACGGCGTTGACACCCATGCCATCCATTTCCACCTGTTCGACGTGCAGATCATCAACCGGGTCGGCTGGGACGGCATGATTCGGCCACCCGACGCCAACGAGTTGGGATGGAAGGATACGGTCAGGATGCACCCGCTGGAAGACATCGTTGTCGCCATGAGACCGACGACGCCGCCTGTGCCATTCCCTCTCCCCAACAGCGTCCGGCCGCTCGACGTGACAATGCCTCTGGGTACCACAACGCAATTTACCGGTGTTGATCCCACTACCAATACGCCGATCACCGTTACCAACGAGTTGACAAACTTTGAGCACGAGTACGTTTGGCACTGCCATCTCCTGGGTCATGAAGAGAATGACATGATGCGGCCAGTTGTATTCGCTACCAAGCCGCCACAGGGTGACTTCAACGGCCTCGGCAAAACCGATATCGCCGTCTGGCGCCCTGGCACCACCGGCCAATGGTGGATCAAAACGTCAACTAACACGCCCGTTGTAATAAACCAGGGAATAACCGGAGATAAGCTCGTTCCCGGCGACTACGATGGCGACAGAAAGACCGACGTGGCCGTATGGCGCCCCTCCGACGGCAACTGGTACATTACCAACAGTGCCAACGGGACGACCAGTACCATAGGTTACGGAACCAATGGCGACATCCCCGTCCCCGGCGACTACGATGGCATCGGCAAAACCGAGACGGCAGTGTGGCGCCCCTCCAATGGTACCTGGTATATCCCCAACAGCGCCAATGGTACGCAGAGCGTCATAACGTACGGGACGAACGGCGACATCCCCGTCGCCGGCGACTACGACGGCGACGGCAAGACTGACGTTGCCGTCTGGCGTCCATCCAATGGCAGATGGTACATCAAGAACAGCGGCTCAACCACGCAAACCGTCGTCAGCTACGGCTCGAACGGCGATACCCCCGTTCCCGGCGATTACGACGGCGACAACAAGACCGACATGGCCGTCTGGCGCAACGGCACCTGGTACATCAAGAACAGCGCCACCAATACCCAAACTGTCGTGAATTTCGGCACCGCCGGCGACATCCCGGTCCCCGGCGACTACGAAAACCTCGGCCGGACGGAAATAGCCGTATGGCGTCCCTCCAACGGCAACTGGTACATCATGAATCCGGTGACCCACTTGCAAACCACCGTAAACTGGGGCGCCCCGACAGACTTGCCCATCAAGGTATTCCAACCGGTGAAGTAG